From the genome of Oncorhynchus gorbuscha isolate QuinsamMale2020 ecotype Even-year linkage group LG18, OgorEven_v1.0, whole genome shotgun sequence:
AATGTTGAAGAGGACAGTGCCGTTTCCGATTGTGTTGaggtggactctctctctctctctctctctctctctctctctctctctctctctctctctctctctctctctctctctctctctctctctcacacatagtAACCTACAGCACGCGCCCCGCGCACCGCTCCGCGCACTGCTCATCTATACACTCGCATCGCTGTGCTACTGTCTTGCAAAAGGCAATAGGTGCGTATCCTAAAAGgtgctgttttgtttgtttttactgttCTCAGCAAACGCCTTATTCTGACATCTTCTAGGGAGTTTGGCAGCACCTGCTCCTGTTTCTGGGGTCAACAATTGCAAAGGAGACTTCTGAGAAATAGTGACAAGACAGAGTGAGGTAGGTGCAAATGTCATATTATTCCATGTAGGCCTATTTGGAATCAAATTCAGCTtgctttgttttattttgtgaAATACTGTATCTTAAGAGAAAAAAAGGGGTATGAAGCTAAACTGAAGGACAAGAAACATCAACACCAAACAAACATACATTTATTGGAGGAAAATAATTGTTGTATTGTGACAGTATTGGCTATCAAAGTTATTTATAGTAGTGAGAATATCTAGAATGTATTAATGTGTTCAATGAAAGGTGATATTTCCTGGGGGTCCTGCGGTGCTGCTGCTCGGCACCCGGTCGGTGAAGGTGTCTCACTGATTGAATTCCGAATGACGGATCAATCAAAGTCTTGGCGGGGTGGGGAGGTGAATGCGGGATCGATCGCTGTTATTGATTCCACTGAGTGACAGGGATGGGGTGGGGATAGGCCTAAGTGGAAGGGCTGTGGGGGTGATGATAAAGAGAACGATAGCATATACCTTTATTGGACACAATATCATTAAATGTATCTGGATGTGATGGTAAGGGTAACTGGGACATTTTATATAAGTCTATATTGTGTTTGTGGCacaacaagaacaggagaggacaaggTTGGAAATATAAacagtaatctctctctctctctctctctctctctctctctctctctctcattgacacaatatcagtcaaaagtttggacacacctactcattccaggatgttcctttgtttttactattttctacaatgtataatAGTAATATTATTATAGCAATAATagcaataatagtgaagacatcaaagctatgaaataacacatatggagtaaTGTAGTAACcatacaagtgttaaacaaatcaaaatctattttatatttgagattcttcaaagtaaccagcCACCCTTTACCTTAATGACACTTTTGCACAcccttggtattctctcaaccagttacatgaggtagtcacctggaattcatttcaaataacaggtgtgccttgttaaaagttaatttgtggaatttctttccttcttaatgcgtttgagtcaaagtgttgttacaaggtaggggtggtatacagaaaatagccctatttggtaaaagatcaagtccatattatggcaaggacagctcaaataagcaaagcaaAACGTGGAGTTTGGAGTTTGTGACAGTAACTATGTGAGcgtattacagtattatagacactatgtccttggATTTCTTGgatcttctatgtagaagaagCCTTTACCTTCTAACAACTCCTGTGTAGCTTTTGAGCGTCATAGCGTCATGCACATGTTACAAAAGGTCAAAATTCCAAATGAATTCCGGTGTCGTGGTGGGACTCATTGTGTTAACACGGGAAAAGGAAGTTAAAACATTTCTGGACGGTGAGACAAAGTGGACTTTCACCCACTGTAATAGATGCAAAAGGGAGGTCGAGGGATCAATAAGTCTTTCCTTTCCTGGATTTGTTTGCATACCTCAATAGTCGtaagtgtcaggacccggttacgaacccaggtctccggagtgagaaacagtcacttaaccaactgagccacgaatagttggcagaacccagaagatgaggcagacacagcagtacttgagacggtgtatttaatgaagtaaaaagtgaagttcttcaggaaaacatgtaactccacaacctcaaaaggaattccacaagaacaaaggtaatcctccaagacaaaaaggtaaatccacaaggtggaaggtatagcacaaaaagcctcaaaagatactcaaaaacaaacaaacaagaacaaaaaaacagaattccacaagagagtccaccgggatcaacaagagttcacagagtactagggctgggtgctaacatacaaacacagagcaaagaactgaggaaaacaaagggtttaaatacaatcaggggaaacgaggcacaggtgcaaataataatggggatcaagggaaaacaaaaggtcaaaaggcacaatgggggcatctagtgaccaaaaaccggaacaaccctggccaaatcctgacagtaagGCCTACAAACCCATTTTAATGCTAAATAAAATATCTACATGACAGTCAAAACTGAGCGTTGCGTTAAATCAAGGAATTATATGACAGGATAAACATCTAACCGATACATGAGATTGGATCTCTATTGGAATGTGGAAAAGGCCAGCTGCTCCACTCATATGAGGTTCGGTGTGCTATTATCAGACTTCAATTATTGAAATAGCTTCACTCCTGGCTGCTGGCACTGGCACAAATCATGACAATCTACACAAGCAAACCTCCTCCAGTAATTCACATTCTCACAGCCTAGCAAGGATCCTATTCTGAAATTAGCTTGATCGGTAAATCGCCTAAAAAGTTGTGTTTGTGTAACTCAAAACAGTGAGAAACATGACAATCAGCCACATTAGTCATATTTCATCATCACAGATCAGACAGCTTTACACCAAATATATAGTACATTTGTTCTGTTTGTCAAAGTCTGTTTTAGAGCTGTCCATCAAACATTACTTTAGTCACAAAGCTATGTGGTGGGCTATAACATCCCAGTGATAAATGCATCAATGTGTGGGGAAATAGAGAAAAAGTGATTGTAGGAAAAGTAGGATTAAACCACAACAATGAAAAATGACATTCTCCTCCTGATAACACTACATGGTTAAATGTTTCCTcctactgtctccctccctccctctcgctcagGATGTGTGGGGTGGACCTGGATCTAGACGAGGGGGGCTCAGGTGACgaggagaaggagcaggaggagttCTGGGTGGGTGAGAGGGTGAAAATGCTGCCTCCTCCCACGGCCCACAGTGAGGGCAGCGCATGGGGTAGCCGTCGGGGCAGTTGTGGCTGTGTGGCGTGCGGCGCGGGGCTGCTGCTGTGGAATGTGGGTTTGGCCTTGGtgtgtgtcctggtcctggtggCCGTGTTTGCCTTGGTCCTGCTGCCCGCCTCACTGCTGCTCTACGCCGGCTTCCTCTGCCACTCACGGGTAAGTAGTGGCCCGCTTATAGCGCTACTCAAAGTCTCTAACACAAACTTTGACAACAGAATATTGTGGTTAGAATTCCAATTCCTTATGACAGCCATTTCCTGGTGCTTGGTAGGATTTCATCTCAGAATTGAGGTCACAGAGCGTCTCCAGTCAAGTCAGTACCGTTCACAGTCTCCCATCCCTGGTTAATATGTGACCTGATGCTGAGCTGAACACTGGCTCACTCTGCCAGAGAACCACACAAGAATCATGATCATAGCTGATTGGCCCTGAGGTTGAGCTCTGTAACCCATGGCAACCCTTTAAACAGCTTATTTGCATTtttacaacaggtgggtctaatcctgaatgctgattaattaaaaccgcattccagccggtgtctattccacaagttaccaccggctaaatctatgacattaaaatgcctatttactctgttccatctgactgcgcaatccattgtctcatcagcccagccaagcaatttataaacttcatctccactataaaaagcatctagacattatctcacatttcttttagactaacatttagttttcaacagcagagatttgtataaaccttgctgtttgtctctctgacatttgcaacattgtttcaatattcaaattcaatctCCTGCTGTCCCATAGTAAGGAACGTGTTGTGAGTCGGGACGAGACCgacaggcaggcagcgtttctcagccagtcaaaatcattattcagctggcatcatttttatggagaAATACAAAAAAATTGTCAATTGAAAAAGGTCAAATGAAACGCAACTCATTTGCAGTcctccagcttcagtttgaagttattgttttactgtagctgtgttgttggctagctcctctgaacgacagtgtcctgacgagagcaCGTTTTCTATGCCAGGGCGAAATCCCACCTCatcagctcattgttatggatgtatccaaataaatgtcactagaaaacagcttaagcaaatgcagctactttgctgtcattctggctgcactttttgacgtgactgtaagttagtcgCAGttggctagcaagcaagggatacgAATGTTGCCAGctagtatggcaatggaacatttagaacgaacgactgggtcgcgtccatagatacagaacaaaaagactgaacgactgggtcccATCCAtggatacagaacaaaaagactgaacgactgggtcacatccatagatacagaacaaaaagactgaacgactgggtcgcgtctctagcaaCCCTAGATAGCACCGGCTTCtcaggcattatcacttaaatggaACTAAAATAACCTTTACGTAATACGAAGCCCACTAGTGGATAGTTAACTGTCTGCCGTGCTCTAACATGAAGATGTTTGAACATGAGTTTAAATGAAAGATTCCTTCCTTCTCCCCCCTAACCAACACA
Proteins encoded in this window:
- the LOC124003523 gene encoding transmembrane protein 88B, coding for MCGVDLDLDEGGSGDEEKEQEEFWVGERVKMLPPPTAHSEGSAWGSRRGSCGCVACGAGLLLWNVGLALVCVLVLVAVFALVLLPASLLLYAGFLCHSRVLDSPSPICRYLDDNSCSALIILGFVMMSPLVVVAAAIFCGLLRRLRLLLLFQPITGAWYHGRGLDWGGDVRAWV